From the genome of Cydia pomonella isolate Wapato2018A chromosome 1, ilCydPomo1, whole genome shotgun sequence:
taggagttctggtgaccaactcctgactccatcatgagaccctggacctcatctagatcgatggtgctcgtcagggcaaatcttttgagcccaaacacgttggaattataatgagtagattaggagttctagtgaccaactcctgactccatcatgagaccctggactttatctagattgatgatgctcgtcagggcaaatctattgagcccgaacacgatgaggttatgatgagtagattaggagttctggtgaccaactcctgactccatcatgagaccctgggcctcatctagatcgatggtgttcatcagggcaaatctattgagcccaaacacgatggagttatgatgagtagattaggagttctggtgaccagctcctgactccatcatgagaccctggacctcatctagattgatggtgctcgtcagggcaactctattgaacccaaacacgatggagttatgatgagtagattaggagttctggtgaccagctcctgactccatcatgagaccctggacctcatctagattgaaggtgctcatcagggcaactctgttgagcccaaacacgatggaattataatgagtagattaggagttctagtgaccaactcctgactccatcatgagaccctggacctcatctagatcgatggtgttcgtcagggcaaatcttttgagcccaaacacgatgggattataattagtagattaggagttctggtgaccaactcctgactccatcatgagaacttggacttcatccgggtcaaaaataataatgcaaaccctaacgtaatttcaagtgaaaatgcgtttttcagaaaatcgcagccaaataacactagaccttactcatagtgttgtgttcctgccggtgagtaaggttgccagagctcaacgaggggcgggagggggttagggtcggcaacgcgcatgtaactcctctggagttgcaggcgtacatatgcgggccgtatgcttgtttgccaccgacttagtattaaaaaaaagtaacactgaaaatccatcaataagcgagtctgttaggcatactgtaaaaaatgaacttttattaagattttctaatcgcagtatatagcacttctcggaactccgtagctgattacgatcgcaacgaatgcctgacaatcgagcacaggtccgtcctctaagcgcgctccgcgcggactgagagcggggcgtcgctgctgcgtgatttatacgtgttttaaaaaaatataaatttacggcaatgtaggtcccatagttacgattttttttataggttaacataaagttacagtttgctataatattatttttaaagcaaaatatgcgtacaatttgcggaaataaaatataataaaaccctgttttcgccaaaaaaatgaagaaaactcggaaggtattttatcagttttttcaaatgaatcttcgattgttaatcattccagcccctcgtacgagatatgttgaatcaaattgtagtcattcatgtaccaaatgattcttgtttatagcaaaattgagaacccaaacgccacatctcactgcaaaatttggaaaagactcccaaaaaacctcattaaaaaagaggtttaaaagagaaaatgaaaatttgaactgttggagcccctagtttaggaaacgattatttaagtacgttaacagtttttgaataaatactaatagttacgtcgtaatcttgaatgaaaaaggaagcattttacaaaatacgctcgtctgtaggaataaggactcttaatacattttttcagttaCATATAGGCATTTGATGTTTATATAAAAAGAagcgtaatatttttttcttgtcttttaCGTTTTTTGTTATAATCTCACATTTCTTCTCCTGGGGTGGCAAAGAAGATACTTCATTGATTGATTCTTCACACAATGCGATGCACTTATTCATAAGCATAGTTTCTTTTTCTTCTAAAGTTAATACTTTCCGTTCAGGGGCTATATCACTGTGATATGTATACTGATTTTCGATATTATGTTTCAGTTTTTGGTTGTACGTATCTAAAATAGCTTCAAGGCCACCCCCTACATTATATGCGCATGGAGCCGGAGTCTCAAATGAAGGTGAGCGGAAACGTTGATCTCGATACAAGGGACCACGATTTACTGCTGGATAACATTTGGCCTTTTCTGCATTGTAGTAACCCGGACCCGGCGTGACTAATTTTCCAAATACAGGAATCCAATTGTACCACGGTTGAAAACGACCGTTTGATGAACAAAATGGGGAAAGGAATTGCAGATGCAAGGGTCGTTTTGATTTTAGTTGCATCGGCATAAAATCTGCAGGGCTCGGCTGATTCCAACTTTTAAGAAGTGGTTTCATGCGCACAGTTTTTGATTTAAATTCCCACGTATGATGGGGGCAAGAATCGATATCTTGTACTTTTTCAGTCTGCTGTGGATCATTATCATTTACTTTGATTTCATTCTCATCGGTTTCGTCTAATGGGATAGTTCTAAATCTTTTTGTAGATGATCCAAAAGGTGCTTTTGAACATATTTGAATCATACATGGTTTATATGTTGCACAATAACTAGCTGGACTAGGGCCTTCTTCTTTGCGCGGCTTAAATCTTTGATCTTTTACACCGAAACAAGCAGGTTCAGGCAAAACTGCACGACAGGATGTAACCAACTTTGGTGGTAGATCAAAATCCCTTTTAAGGTTATGATCGGCTGGACCAGGGGAAACTTCATGTTTTGATGAAGTAAATCTGTCAGCTTTTGGTCCTATTTCTTGTAAATCGCTACCTTTCGGCAATATGGGAGAATACGATGCCGGTCCGGGCgcattttctaaaatatttctTCTTTGAACCATCTCTATATATCTGTATTGTTTTGATTCTTTACGTTTCTGAGCTCTACATTTTTCAGCACATTTTTCGATTTCAGTAAGCTGATTCTCCAATGTGTAATGTGCTGGTCCAGGACTTTCCTCTAAAGCCTTTGTTGATCTAGTACCAGTCCACTTACTCCATTTACATCCTTGATAAAACATTGTTGcttctatcactcttgcatcatAAAACGGAGGAGACTCATCCGAAACTTGTTCCTTTAATCTCTTTTGAGAACCATCTCTACGTACTTCGAACCCATAGTCACCCTTAGATGGGGCTGATAGGCCGCTGTCACCACCAGTTCGAGGTGGCACtccttttataatatgttttggCACTTTACCTTGACATACGATATTTGGTTTTggtttatcttcttcttctataGGGCATCGACAACGTGTTGGGAATCCGCATTTGCAAAGAATTTCTTCAAGATCTTCTTTACTGAAAGCCTCATAAGGAAAACGTGGAATTTTTGACATCATTGCAGTACAGTTCGGAATTTTAGATGGAATATCAGCGTCATAAATAGCATGTGTCCATATTGGCCTAGCACATAAAGTCTTACGTGGTGTTTTTGAAAGAAATGGGGCGTGGGATTGCTTTGTTTTATAGCTCTCATCGTACTGGTATGCACCTGGATCGTAAAATCTATAGTATTTGGAGTCTCGGGAGAACCTTTCGCTCAAACTGTATgctgccattatttttaaatttgtcaaaaagaagtaTAAACTCTAATAGTGTATaacttattacaaaaattgtaaACTGTTACTCAGTACA
Proteins encoded in this window:
- the LOC133516506 gene encoding sperm-tail PG-rich repeat-containing protein 2-like; amino-acid sequence: MAAYSLSERFSRDSKYYRFYDPGAYQYDESYKTKQSHAPFLSKTPRKTLCARPIWTHAIYDADIPSKIPNCTAMMSKIPRFPYEAFSKEDLEEILCKCGFPTRCRCPIEEEDKPKPNIVCQGKVPKHIIKGVPPRTGGDSGLSAPSKGDYGFEVRRDGSQKRLKEQVSDESPPFYDARVIEATMFYQGCKWSKWTGTRSTKALEESPGPAHYTLENQLTEIEKCAEKCRAQKRKESKQYRYIEMVQRRNILENAPGPASYSPILPKGSDLQEIGPKADRFTSSKHEVSPGPADHNLKRDFDLPPKLVTSCRAVLPEPACFGVKDQRFKPRKEEGPSPASYCATYKPCMIQICSKAPFGSSTKRFRTIPLDETDENEIKVNDNDPQQTEKVQDIDSCPHHTWEFKSKTVRMKPLLKSWNQPSPADFMPMQLKSKRPLHLQFLSPFCSSNGRFQPWYNWIPVFGKLVTPGPGYYNAEKAKCYPAVNRGPLYRDQRFRSPSFETPAPCAYNVGGGLEAILDTYNQKLKHNIENQYTYHSDIAPERKVLTLEEKETMLMNKCIALCEESINEVSSLPPQEKKCEIITKNVKDKKKILRFFLYKHQMPICN